One segment of Daphnia magna isolate NIES linkage group LG2, ASM2063170v1.1, whole genome shotgun sequence DNA contains the following:
- the LOC116918035 gene encoding major facilitator superfamily domain-containing protein 12 — MSMNTTTSQVVHGGEGNIQNDSSATMCKPDTEIRSKLSWKTRISFSVGHVLNDLTASMWFTYLLVFFHLVLRFDNSLSGIVLLIGQIADGIATPFVGLQVGEAYSNPAGQRRNQGSKCYSGLLANFGPRKTWHFFGTMCILASFPFIFMPCVGCATSSQWAQVIYFSGFIVIFQFGWAAVQVSHLSLIPVLAHDERSRTELTALRYAFTVASNITIYAMTWVTLGVTGASQQVVGPEDTTDFRDVVLIAVGIGALFSIFFHCGVDEVKHNQVYYSSMNQPNSPSAMKAFDWLKEKQFYQVAVLYMATRLFVNLSQVYLPLWLQDTLQLGATSVATTPLALFVSGFLTSLAMGPLTQVVGRKVVYLMGALIGMGACVYVWFGNGEFFQTYGVYGVAALYGAGGSTMLITSLAVTADLIGPHVESGAFVYGAMSFTDKLSNGITVFLIQYLHPCPSCCPECKPYYVMILALVCGGAALLALMSLATMIPLDIGVLPKGYQRIASDTEDDVTPETNRNISVMA, encoded by the exons ATGAGTATGAACACCACAACTTCTCAAGTAGTTCATGGAGGAGAAGGAAACATTCAAAATGATTCGTCAGCAACAATGTGTAAGCCTGATACTGAGATCAGGTCTAAACTTTCGTGGAAAACTCGAATTTCATTCAGTGTTGGCCACGTTCTAAATGATCTTACTGCATCTATGTGGTTCACATATCTTCTCGTGTTTTTCCACTTGGTTCTTCGGTTTGATAATTCTCTTTCAGGAATTGTTTTATTAATTGGCCAAATTGCTGATGGTATTGCTACACCATTTGTTGGCCTTCAGGTGGGAGAAGCGTACTCAAATCCAGCAG GCCAAAGAAGGAATCAAGGTTCCAAATGCTATAGTGGACTTTTAGCTAACTTTGGACCAAGAAAAACATGGCATTTCTTTG GAACAATGTGCATCCTGGCAAGCTTCCCATTTATTTTCATGCCTTGTGTTGGCTGTGCGACTTCATCGCAGTGGGCTCAAGTCATTTATTTCTCCGGTTTTATCGTAATCTTCCAGTTTGGCTGGGCTGCCGTCCAAGTTTCTCACCTGTCACTTATACCAGTGCTAGCACATGATGAGCGTTCGCGAACGGAACTTACTGCCCTGAG GTATGCATTTACGGTTGCCTCTAATATTACTATTTACGCTATGACGTGGGTGACACTGGGTGTTACCGGAGCTTCACAACAAGTAGTTGGACCGGAAGATACGACAGATTTTCGG GATGTCGTGTTAATTGCGGTTGGCATTGGCGCccttttctcaatttttttccacTGCGGCGTGGACGAGGTTAAGCACAACCAGGTGTACTATTCCAGTATGAACCAGCCGAATAGCCCTTCCGCAATGAAAGCGTTTGATTggctgaaagaaaaacaattctATCAG GTTGCCGTTCTGTATATGGCGACACGTCTGTTTGTCAACCTATCGCAGGTGTATTTGCCACTATGGCTCCAGGATACGTTGCAACTTGGCGCCACTTCTGTCGCCACCACACCTCTGGCTCTTTTCGTCTCCGGGTTCCTCACCTCTCTGGCCATGGGACCTTTGACTCAAGTCGTCGGCAGAAAG gtagTTTACTTGATGGGTGCTCTAATTGGAATGGGAGCATGCGTTTATGTTTGGTTTGGCAATGGCGAATTTTTTCAAACGTATGGTGTTTACGGCGTTGCTGCACTATACG GTGCTGGTGGCTCCACTATGCTAATCACTTCATTAGCCGTAACGGCAGACCTGATCGGACCCCACGTAGAATCCGGGGCCTTTGTTTACGGCGCCATGAGCTTCACCGATAAACTTTCGAATGGCATCACCGTCTTCCTCATCCAATACCTGCACCCTTGCCC ATCCTGCTGCCCCGAATGCAAGCCGTACTACGTCATGATTCTAGCCCTGGTTTGCGGCGGTGCAGCGCTGTTAGCCCTAATGAGCCTCGCCACGATGATCCCGCTCGACATTGGTGTCCTACCGAAAG GCTACCAACGGATCGCCAGCGACACGGAAGACGACGTCACCCCGGAAACGAATCGAAATATTTCTGTTATGGCATGA